From the genome of Salvia splendens isolate huo1 chromosome 7, SspV2, whole genome shotgun sequence:
ACTTTTACTAATAAAAGCTCTATTCCGTTTCTGTTTTTTCCCCTCCAATCAGGTATGAATCACCATAATATTGTTCTGATTTATAGAAGAGTTAACATAAGCTATAGCTGAATATCAAAAGTTGTCAAAAGCCTATAATTTGGGTCGATAAATTCAATCAAGTCGAGCATAAACTTTTGGTAATAGTAATAAAGAGTTTGGATATGATAATTGATAGATACACctcaatttttcaaaatatatgaTGCGAGTCagtatatttaatatttatgtttattaATTAAATGGTGTATGTGGATTGTTGCAAGAAAAACCTGCAAATGTGGTCCTAAATAACCCCAAAAAACGTAGCATTAAACAACATATATATTATATGGCGGCAGAAAGCAATTTTGCAGATATGATTCCACCCACTAATGTAGGAATTTTGGCTGTCAAATTAAAGTGCTTTGCTAAAATATGCCCATTTATCTTGTGTCATTTATGCAAAACCAATTAAATTACAACTATTGTAAAATGATTGCAACCTCACTGCTACAATTTTAGAGTGGCTTCAATCATCATTGCTCCAATAGTTATTAATGCCAAAAAGCTACAAACTGTGTTGTTCAAATGTTATACTTATGCACAAGAAAATTGCTGTACctcaattttcatattttattttattttttgaaatagaGCAGGAAAATTAATCCATCTGTCTATCTACATTTGTGCGGCTATTGATGAAGAGATCATGTTTTCTCATAATGAAAAAGGTTCGATTAAGTCATAATTCAAGATTCCTAAATTGACAccgaattttaaattaaagttGTAGTAGTACattgttaattttgttgttTATATACTATAGTGAAACTAAAAATTAGGTCAGTAAAAACGAtagctttattttttttataagggTAAAATATTCATGCATCTTCCTAGGCTTCTAGCTACCTATTTGTGGTACTTGAGGTGATGATCCCTATTCAAGTGCAGAAGCATCATATCTTGATAATTATTGattcttaaaaaaattacttGAGTGAAAATGTAACATAAGAAATACTAGTACAAAAATCTTTTCATattgagaaaaatgaaaaaaaaagagttatttgaaatgtttctcaTAGTAAATTTACAATAAAAGAGAACTCATGACCTTTGTGTTGCACCCAATTAATTACCATAAGAACAATGTTTATCATCATTTAGGATACTCCCAGCTAGCTAATTGCTTATCTGGATGACTACGACTGCAAATTCTTGTTTAATCGACCTAGgattgaataattaattagttgTCAAATCAAAGATTAAAGGATTTGTATATAGCCTAATTAATTAAGATACATGAATCCATATGGTTGCTATCATTAGCTCAGCTTCATCTTTTTAGCTTTCTTCTAGTCTAAAGAATCATCATGTGCTCTTTAtttatgaatgaatgaatgaatgaagcATGCTCATAACAATGGCCCATCTGTTATTTAAATTTCTCTACTATAGTTTTCAcccttttaattttttacatCATGCCCACTTCAGATTTATTTTTTCTGACAACCTAACTAAGATTCTTGTACACAGGTTTTGCTGAATTATGTCAAGAAATCGATTATGTTTCAGAGATTTGCTGCAGAGGGACAAAAACATCATGTGTATCTAACTTCAAGAGATTGCATATGTTTCTTGCAGCTAAAGATTAAATTGTACTATCAAATATGGGATGcaatgatttttatttattttggtaatAGAATCATTAAATAATGTTTTCAGTTAACGATCCAAGAAAATGACTTTTTCATTACTGTGTATTTTTCCTTCCACtgcataaaaaaaaagaaaaaatcaatTAACATTAAGCGTCAAGATTTAATGTGAAATGTCCTTTAATTAAGATCGTGTTTGGCAATGACCCCGACAAACCGCCATAATTTAATAAAGCAATTATAATTAAGTATGCAACCCAACTCACAATTACTCTCTACTTTAATCACCTTTACACAAAATTCCTCTATGACTATATTGTAGTACTCCTAGTAGTAGTATATCATACTAATAATTATAAGCAAAATTAATATTTGCTAGATGTAAATTTCACCTGTCATCATTACAAGCCCCAAAAGCTCCACACTCTTTGACGATTCCTGTGATTTTCTAAGATTAAAAATACAGTGAAAAAATGTTCTAAAAAAGGAATAGAATAAAAGGTCACTTGCACAGTCACACTCTCCACCTTTCACCGAAAAGTCGACACCAATGCTAACACAATTCTtgacttttatttataaaatttaaaccCTCTTTCCACTAATCAAAGTGGCTTTGTGGGAAGTAAACTCTTTAATCTTGCATGAGctcgtgtgtgtgtgtgtgtgtgtgtaataaAAGGTCTCTCCTTATTCTtattcttcctttttttctgcTTCTCACATTCAAGAATCTGACACACATTGAATGTGTGTGGAGTCATGCCTCTGCAAGAACTCCTGCTCTAGGCATTGTGTTCTTGATTAGGAGAGAGAATTTCCCTTTTTTTGTTTCTCAAAAAGCTGAAATCTTGAAGCTTATTTCATACACAATTATAGAAATGGGAGTTGTTACAGTTGCTGAGCTCAAGCCAAGCATATCAGGGAAGAGGTCATTTCGTCCCAGTTCAAGTGCAAGGCAAGTTACTGAATggtaatattttaatgatcatGGTATTATACTGTATTTTGTAAAATGAATCCCTTGAATGTGTGCTGAAATGATCAATTCTTAGGTTTATGATTGATTGGTCCACCAATCAAGAAAGTAGGTAGGAGTATTGTAATTTCTGCTCTTGACTTCTTTGTAGTTGAATGTGAATGGAAGACAAAAATCCCAGTTTCAAGAATTCATAATCCTCTCCttgaaatttcaaaatcaatACTTTTTGTGATAtgatttgtgtgtgtgtttttgtggCTCAATCACATCCTTAATATCTATGATTATGAACAATCAACACTCAACTTTTTAGCTCCAAGAATTAgctagtactactactaatcaGACATCAGTTTCATGGTGCAGTACTAGAATTCACAATGTGTTTATTACAGCATGTGCATATGTCTTGAAGATTGGATGCTTATTACTGATCAATAATTCACACTGATTTCCTACCCTTCAAGgaacaaaatgcattaaatgGCCCCAGATATTTGGCTGCCTGCTAAGACAGGACAAAAATTAACATAGTTTGTTTGACAACAAAAGAGCCTAAAAAATGTAGTTGAATAAGACAGATGGGGTTAAATCTTTGCTTGCTTGTATATCTTCGATTGGGTGAAACGACGGCCTTATCACTTAAGCCGCGAAGGTTGAGTTGGTGTTGCTGTCTTTATGGCTTATGTTTTTTACTTGGCCATCCATATAATAGGTGATCAAAGGTATGAGTAACTGAGTCCACAGGTTACAAGAGCACAAGTTTTAGTgccttttttttatctctctttatCCTATAAATGCGTTCTAGTTTCTTTAGATTCAACAATGGATGTGTAGGAAACAAGATGTGATCCCCTTTTCTCACATCAAAATTGTGTTGGCCTTGATTTGGTGGTACTGATATGGTCTTGTTCTGTTTTGCAGGCCAATCTCCGATGTCTCTAGTGATCTAACCATCGAAGTCGGAACAGCAAGTTTTGCTCTTCACAAAGTGAGAACTATGTTTTACTCACACAGCTTTGATTGTTTAGATTGCATTATATAATGTAGTTTAGAAAAATATTATGGTAGAGCTATTCAAGGGATGATGATACCAATTGAAGAAGACATCAAGATAATGCTACAATCTTATAGAAGTGATGACTTACTATTAATATGTTGTGTTGATTCTATTGGCGTCTGCAGTTCCCTCTCGTTTCCCGGAGTGGAAGAATACGTAAACTGCTGGTCGATGCAAAGGATTCCAAGGTATCAAGGCTGAATCTCTCTGGCATTCCTGGCGGATCACAGGCATTCGAGCAGGCTGCAAAATTCTGTTATGGAGTGAACATTGACATCACACTGTCAAATGTGGCTATGCTGAGGTGTGCTTCTCATTTTCTTGAAATGACAGAGGAGTTATCTGAGAAGAATCTCGAGGCTAGGGTCGAGGCCTACCTCAGAGACGTGGTCCTAGCCAGCATACCAAACTCAATCTCGGTGCTCCATCACTGCGAGAGCCTGATGCCAACCGCTGAGGAAATCGGCCTTGTGAGCAGAATCATCAACGCCATTGCAAACAATGCCTGCAAAGAGCAGCTGACCTCTGGCCTGTCCAAGCTGGAGCACACCTTTTCCTCAAAGCCCGTTGCTTCGATGGAGGCTGAGACGCCCTCGGACTGGTGGGGGAAGTCGCTCTCCCAGCTGAGCCTCGATCTCTTCCAGAGGGTCCTCTCGTCCGTGAAGACCAAAGGGCTGAAGCAGGACTTGATTAGTCGGATTCTCATAAACTATGCTCAAAACTCCATTCAAGGCCTAGTGAAGGGAAACATCTTAGACATCGATCTCCAGAAGAAGCAGAGGATCACTGTGGAGACCATCACCGGTTTGCTCCCAACGCAGTCCAGGAAGAGCTCAGTCCCAATGGCGTTCCTCTCGAGCCTGCTCAAGTCCGCCATAGCTGCCTCCGCGTCCACTTCCTGCAGGTCTGATCTGGAGAGGAGGATCGGGCTGCAGCTGGACCAGGCGATCCTCGAAGACATACTGATCCCCGTGAATCCACACGGGAACAGCCACGCCCCTATGTATGACACCGACTCAGTGCTGAGGATCTTCTCCATTTTCTTGAACCTGGACGAGgatgacgacgacgacgacgctCAGCTGAGAGACGAGAGCGAGATGATGTACGACTTCGACAGCCCCGGCTCGCCCAAGCAAAGCTCAATCATCAAAGTCTCGAAACTGTTGGACAACTACCTCGCAGAGGTAGCACTTGACTCAAACTTGGCCGCATCAAAGCTGATCTCTCTAGCAGAGCTGCTCCCCGACCACGCTCGTATGGTGTACGATGGACTGTACCGCGCAGTCGACATCTTCCTCAAGGCAAGAAGAAAACACAACCTTTTCTACTCAAATTCCCATTTAAGCATATTGTCTGCTTTGGGTCAAACCTGCACAATTATATATGATGATGCAACACAGGTTCATCCGAACATGAAGGAGTCAGAGAGGTACCGGCTGTGCAAGACGATCGACTGCCAGAAGCTGTCGCAGGAGGCGTGCAGCCACGCGGCCCAGAACGAGAGGCTGCCGGTGCAGATGGCGGTGCAGGTGCTGTACTTCGAGCAGATAAGGCTGCGCAACGCGATGAACGGAGTGGGAGGGCAGAGCCACTTCTTCTTCGGGTCAATGAACGGGTTCCCGCAGCGGTCAGGGAGCGGGGCGGGGAGCGGTTGCATCTCACCGCGGGACAACTACGCATCGGTGAGGAGGGAGAACAGGGAGCTGAAGCTGGAGGTGgcgaggatgaggatgaggcTGACTGATCTAGAGAAGGACCATGTATCCATGAAGCAGGAGCTCGTGAAATCGCACCCGGCTAATAGGCTGTTCAAGTCTTTCGCTAAGAAGCTCAGCAAGCTCAACGCATTGTTCAGGATCAAGGACATCAACCCCAAGGCTAAGACTAAGGCGGCCTCAGACGCTAGGTTTCTCTTTCAGAAACGGAGGCGCCATTCTGTTTCTTGATTGCTTTTTTGCTTGCTTGTAATATACATGTATAGATTTACtcattctgtttttttttgtttttgggttttCTTTGCTGTTTTGAGGTTTTTagtgtttcattttatttttttactatgtGGTATTGCTTTGCCTGTTTATTTTTGATTCTTGCCTTCGTAGAAATTTTACATACTGTACCTCTCTGGGTCTACAAGCATATATTATAATGTTAGTCTATTTAAAATACTTTCTTTCACATTACTTATTTCAAAATGAGTTACTCAAACCCTTAAAATAGCCACAAAGTCTTTTATAAGATCTTTTAAAGGGATAAATAGCTCATTTATTAAAGCAGATAAAAATTATAAGAGAATTTTTAATCCATTTCTATACAAAATGTGGATTTTCAaacaaaaaaggtaaaaaagaaaaaaaaagaaaaagaaaaattactaCTAATACACATTAGTGTAGTAAgaggtgtgttatattgctaactctcTTAAATTGCTAATTACAACTAATTGATAGAAATTGGATCATTAAATCAAGTTATAAGATCATTCATCCACGAATATTAATGccgtaaaaaaaatttatatcaaggatattaatgtcaattgacaaaaagttagttataactaatttttaaaaaatatcttaaaattttaaatgattataactatctcgatttaaattattttttcacacaacacatATCAAATTAacgataattttataaggattctaacgagagcttacttgcatatgttccgatgtcaaaatttgaaagaaacaaaattgaattttcgtatttttgttgTAGCAAGTTAATGTCAACATACCTATGATAATATATCAATACAATACATATAAAATGTCAAtgctaaattgtgttgacatattcaatgaatcgtattgaaatatttaatacaatatattgacattttgatctaaaaccctaattttagtagttttcttatctttttaaatttaaataataataaaacgaaAGTATACATGACAATTtatagaccactagatttctacAAATCTTATGGTTTTAgattaattatagttagcaattaaagattgagttaacaattgatcatTATTCTCATCTGTACTAATATAGCATAGGGACATGATCCattgctaactaattaacaATCCAAAAATAAGACGAATTCTTAGTCATTAGATTAAGAGATCAAATGGTTAAAATAATAACAagtgtattatattttaaatttaaataattagtaaataaatttaaagggtattattgtcaattctctcttatcaaaatcatctcaaaactttaaatttacgtaactctctcgatttaaattattttttttgcaaaaaatatatcaaattaaatataattttataaggatttcaatgagatctcaattgcatatgttccgagggtgatgaaatttgataatttatatttcaattttcatacacgttgataaacagattttatcaacaaatacaaaaagaaatctcaatatagtgtatgtaaaatctcaatattgtgtatgtaaaatatcaataaaactgtgttgatatttttatatacttgtGTTGATATCCTCATgccatattgttgatatttgtaatacactatgttgatataaaaaaaactcataaaaattatcatataataacataatgacgatattatcattttgttgatattttatctactatttattgaaatttgtgagctttaatctcattcattcattttaaaatctaagagTATAGATATAGTATTAGTTTTGCATTATAGTGTTAAAAACGAAGATGATCTTATACACGTAAACATAAAAAAGGGTGAATTCgcaaaacataaaaaatcagAAGTCGCCGTGTGAGAAATAGCGACTTGTGCTACTGAAAACGTGGTTTCTCTTCCTCTGCAAACGATTGCTCTGAAAATCTTTTAGTTCTACTGGCAATTTAGAGTGGCGCAGTTTATACGAGCATGGCGCTTAATTTGTCAAGACTTCCATTTTCCCGATTCTTCAGGTTTTCATCCTTCTATTTTTCTCTTCGTTTGTCCTTTCCCCAAATTGCCGAATTCTGGTGGATTTCATCCTGTAGGGTGCGAGAAATGTTTGAGCCTTGACTGTTTTTTTGTGGTGACTGTAATTGAAGCTGTTGAATAATTCTAGAAATTTCTCTTCATTATCTTTTGAAATCTTGAATTTCCGTGGAGCATTATTTAAGTTTTGATGATGAATTCGTTCGTATGAGTTTTATTTAGGTTTTCTTGTCTGGTAAAAttgcttgtttgttttgagAAGACTGCACTCGTTCTGAGCTCACGAGCATTGGCTTAATACTGAACTTCGACTGCCTcttgttttaatttattgtttagAAGGTGTGATTTGAATCCTTTTAATTGAATACTTAGGATGTTATAGGAATTCAAGAACCGTCCTTTGTATCAGAAAATTCATGTATTTTCCATCTTCCCATTTAGTCTCTGTGGACAAGTACTTTTATGTTTTCTTTGCGGAGATGAACTAGAACCAACGTTTTCCTCCGAATAACCTTCTACACTAATCTCTAGATAAACGATGTTTATGATGCCGAAGTGGTTTACAGATTAGACCTTTTTATGTTTCCTCTATTCACAGGCAGGTGGAGCATGACATTGAAACTGTGGTTAAGGTGCTGCAACCTGGACCTTTGGGAGTAATAGAGCACAGGTTCACTGACGAGGAGATAAATAGTGCAAATTTAACTGTAAAGAGAGCAGTGAAGAACTGGCAGAGGACTGCTTACAGTGAAAGGAATAATCCTATCATGAAAGATTTCATAGatgtcaaaacttttactttccACCAAAAGCCCTAGATGATTATTGCAATTAGTAAGCTGTCTGATCTTACATGCTTATATAGGtctataatttactttttttatgaAGATATTTACTTTTCATGGTAGATCAAATGACTTTAATTCCTTATGCGTCTGTTGCTTGCGGACCACAATCTGGACGATGTTTGTTTCAAACTTGGTTATCGACTTATTGTGTTAATCAAAATGTACCTATCTATTGTTCTGAATTTCCTTGTGTGATATTTATATGTTTAACTTTACAGCATCTAGGATGCATGAATTGATGATTTTATTCCAGTGGATCTTAACTCTAAAGCAGTCTATTTCTTATTATTCCATGATACATTAACATCAGTGATAATTATTGGTGTTTTCAGAGATACATGGTGGAGTTTGTCATTTGTCATTGTAGAATTGCTGGAGTCGAGTTCTCTGTTAATCCCGAATCACTGGATGCTTAGACTTATTTGTTCTTGAGACATTCCAAAGAAAGTTGAATATTACCTTGAGCAATTTCCATGTACAATGATCTGTTTTTGAAGTATATATTGTTCTATTTCTTTGACTGTGTTCAACTAGTAGGGCTCTTTGAAGTAGAAAACATATAGAGGATAGAATGCTCAAAATATCAAAAGTTAGAGCTTGTGCTGCCTGGTCACTGAATTCCATGTTCCTCCCCCAACCAGTCCACCATGTCTGGAACAGACTTAACTATAGTACCTCTTGCTTGTATGGGCCGTCCAGCTTGATCTCTCGACTTGCTGCATCATGAGCTTGTGTCCAATCATACAACTTTCCCTTCTCCTCGTTGCATAGTTTGCCTTGCGGTCCAGTGTAGTTGTCACACTTTGGGGATGACACAAAATTTTAGGAGAcgttaattatattaaataaatggagaaaaagtagttgaatataATCattagagaggaaaaaaaagatAATTTAAGTAATAAAGAGGAGAAAGAAAGTGTGGTTGGATGTGTTCATTGTAGTTTACTTTTtccaaaaaggaaatgtgacatcttttgtgggacaaacaaaaaaggaaagtgtaacATGTTTCTCTTAATTTCATGAACTTGCCTGATGCTGTTCTCAGAGGAAGTACAGTTGTATCTGGTCTCTGAATGATATTCTCTGACAGCGTTCGGTAGTCAGCCTTGATTTCTTCAACATCAGTGTTTGCAGGTATTCCCAGAAACCTGTTTAGCCAAAACTTGGAAGCATCAGCTCAGTTTTACTCATCAAAAGGTAAGAAGATTGAGTGATGAGAAGATTGAGGTGAAAGTGAGAATAAAGCAGGAAGGGGTTGTTGTTGGTGCAGCCATGAGAGAGGAGGGAGAAAATCTGTTTTCTGGTTTGAATTTGGGATTCAGAATTCAGACTAGGAACAGAAGTTGCACCACCTCATCTTTCTGTGTGGCTCAGGATTCTTGCTCAACTGGTTTCCAATTGGGTTTTGTTGTTAGTCCTGACAAAAGGAAATGAGGGTATAATAAAAacttatttattactactatttatctatttttttctgGAAGAGAAAATGAGCCATCTGAAGTTGACAGCATACAAATTGCTAAAATTTATTGGTGGCCATATTattaggagtaatatttattttcaggTAATACACATTGCATGCATATTAGTGAACCAAAATCTATCATAGAAGTTAGAATACCATATATACTTATGGGGGAAGTGATACAAAAGAAGATTACATGGAAAATAAGTGATGAAAGCTGATCCATAAAGAgtgttctctctctctctctctctcatacacAGAGATTTGTGGTGATGAAAATGTGACTATACCCAGATAGCTCTAGCCTTTTTGAGCAGTGGGACCAGCTCTCCCTTGACATGAAGGCTCATGACCTCGTTGGCACCGCCTACAAGTTTTTGGTCGATGAAGACTGCAGGGAAGGTGGTCCTCCGCCCGGATGGGGTTGTGAGTGCGCTCTCCAGCTGCTGtccattgggcagctgatcaaGCTCGTAAACTGTGGGGTTTGCTCCGAAGCTACAGATGAGTGTCTTGATGGTGTGGGAGATGCAACAAGTGCTCTTGCTGAATATCACCACCGGTTTGTCGGCCGTTAGCCTATTGATTGCCTCCATTTTAGGTCGGAATAAGATGGTAATATAGGCGGTGGTTTGATCGAGATTTTGTTGATGAGGAGCTAATGTTATGTTTGTGTTGTTGGTGATTTGGAGAAGGGTTGTGTGAGtttatataatagtagtagaGCAGAGGGTGCATGGCGGAGAACAGGTGGGCTCCATGCGAGATCTTTTATTCCACGTTGGATTTATTCACTccattttctcatttgtttggTGTGACTGACATATTTCTCCTTTCCGCAAAGGTGGAAATGCTTTGGTTACTGCAAATGTCTCGTGTGAAACATTTATGAATTTGTATacactttagagcatccacaacagtgctcttgccagcggcacggttgtgagT
Proteins encoded in this window:
- the LOC121741268 gene encoding monothiol glutaredoxin-S2-like, which produces MEAINRLTADKPVVIFSKSTCCISHTIKTLICSFGANPTVYELDQLPNGQQLESALTTPSGRRTTFPAVFIDQKLVGGANEVMSLHVKGELVPLLKKARAIWV
- the LOC121811694 gene encoding BTB/POZ domain-containing protein At1g03010-like isoform X2 — translated: MSSCVCVCVCNKRSLLILILPFFLLLTFKNLTHIECVWSHASARTPALGIVFLIRRENFPFFVSQKAEILKLISYTIIEMGVVTVAELKPSISGKRSFRPSSSARPISDVSSDLTIEVGTASFALHKFPLVSRSGRIRKLLVDAKDSKVSRLNLSGIPGGSQAFEQAAKFCYGVNIDITLSNVAMLRCASHFLEMTEELSEKNLEARVEAYLRDVVLASIPNSISVLHHCESLMPTAEEIGLVSRIINAIANNACKEQLTSGLSKLEHTFSSKPVASMEAETPSDWWGKSLSQLSLDLFQRVLSSVKTKGLKQDLISRILINYAQNSIQGLVKGNILDIDLQKKQRITVETITGLLPTQSRKSSVPMAFLSSLLKSAIAASASTSCRSDLERRIGLQLDQAILEDILIPVNPHGNSHAPMYDTDSVLRIFSIFLNLDEDDDDDDAQLRDESEMMYDFDSPGSPKQSSIIKVSKLLDNYLAEVALDSNLAASKLISLAELLPDHARMVYDGLYRAVDIFLKVHPNMKESERYRLCKTIDCQKLSQEACSHAAQNERLPVQMAVQVLYFEQIRLRNAMNGVGGQSHFFFGSMNGFPQRSGSGAGSGCISPRDNYASVRRENRELKLEVARMRMRLTDLEKDHVSMKQELVKSHPANRLFKSFAKKLSKLNALFRIKDINPKAKTKAASDARFLFQKRRRHSVS
- the LOC121811694 gene encoding BTB/POZ domain-containing protein At1g03010-like isoform X3; amino-acid sequence: MRSSFFRFNNGCVGNKMPISDVSSDLTIEVGTASFALHKFPLVSRSGRIRKLLVDAKDSKVSRLNLSGIPGGSQAFEQAAKFCYGVNIDITLSNVAMLRCASHFLEMTEELSEKNLEARVEAYLRDVVLASIPNSISVLHHCESLMPTAEEIGLVSRIINAIANNACKEQLTSGLSKLEHTFSSKPVASMEAETPSDWWGKSLSQLSLDLFQRVLSSVKTKGLKQDLISRILINYAQNSIQGLVKGNILDIDLQKKQRITVETITGLLPTQSRKSSVPMAFLSSLLKSAIAASASTSCRSDLERRIGLQLDQAILEDILIPVNPHGNSHAPMYDTDSVLRIFSIFLNLDEDDDDDDAQLRDESEMMYDFDSPGSPKQSSIIKVSKLLDNYLAEVALDSNLAASKLISLAELLPDHARMVYDGLYRAVDIFLKVHPNMKESERYRLCKTIDCQKLSQEACSHAAQNERLPVQMAVQVLYFEQIRLRNAMNGVGGQSHFFFGSMNGFPQRSGSGAGSGCISPRDNYASVRRENRELKLEVARMRMRLTDLEKDHVSMKQELVKSHPANRLFKSFAKKLSKLNALFRIKDINPKAKTKAASDARFLFQKRRRHSVS
- the LOC121811694 gene encoding BTB/POZ domain-containing protein At1g03010-like isoform X1, producing MSSCVCVCVCNKRSLLILILPFFLLLTFKNLTHIECVWSHASARTPALGIVFLIRRENFPFFVSQKAEILKLISYTIIEMGVVTVAELKPSISGKRSFRPSSSARQVTEWPISDVSSDLTIEVGTASFALHKFPLVSRSGRIRKLLVDAKDSKVSRLNLSGIPGGSQAFEQAAKFCYGVNIDITLSNVAMLRCASHFLEMTEELSEKNLEARVEAYLRDVVLASIPNSISVLHHCESLMPTAEEIGLVSRIINAIANNACKEQLTSGLSKLEHTFSSKPVASMEAETPSDWWGKSLSQLSLDLFQRVLSSVKTKGLKQDLISRILINYAQNSIQGLVKGNILDIDLQKKQRITVETITGLLPTQSRKSSVPMAFLSSLLKSAIAASASTSCRSDLERRIGLQLDQAILEDILIPVNPHGNSHAPMYDTDSVLRIFSIFLNLDEDDDDDDAQLRDESEMMYDFDSPGSPKQSSIIKVSKLLDNYLAEVALDSNLAASKLISLAELLPDHARMVYDGLYRAVDIFLKVHPNMKESERYRLCKTIDCQKLSQEACSHAAQNERLPVQMAVQVLYFEQIRLRNAMNGVGGQSHFFFGSMNGFPQRSGSGAGSGCISPRDNYASVRRENRELKLEVARMRMRLTDLEKDHVSMKQELVKSHPANRLFKSFAKKLSKLNALFRIKDINPKAKTKAASDARFLFQKRRRHSVS
- the LOC121811694 gene encoding BTB/POZ domain-containing protein At1g03010-like isoform X4 is translated as MAYVFYLAIHIIGDQRPISDVSSDLTIEVGTASFALHKFPLVSRSGRIRKLLVDAKDSKVSRLNLSGIPGGSQAFEQAAKFCYGVNIDITLSNVAMLRCASHFLEMTEELSEKNLEARVEAYLRDVVLASIPNSISVLHHCESLMPTAEEIGLVSRIINAIANNACKEQLTSGLSKLEHTFSSKPVASMEAETPSDWWGKSLSQLSLDLFQRVLSSVKTKGLKQDLISRILINYAQNSIQGLVKGNILDIDLQKKQRITVETITGLLPTQSRKSSVPMAFLSSLLKSAIAASASTSCRSDLERRIGLQLDQAILEDILIPVNPHGNSHAPMYDTDSVLRIFSIFLNLDEDDDDDDAQLRDESEMMYDFDSPGSPKQSSIIKVSKLLDNYLAEVALDSNLAASKLISLAELLPDHARMVYDGLYRAVDIFLKVHPNMKESERYRLCKTIDCQKLSQEACSHAAQNERLPVQMAVQVLYFEQIRLRNAMNGVGGQSHFFFGSMNGFPQRSGSGAGSGCISPRDNYASVRRENRELKLEVARMRMRLTDLEKDHVSMKQELVKSHPANRLFKSFAKKLSKLNALFRIKDINPKAKTKAASDARFLFQKRRRHSVS